Part of the bacterium genome, CCGGCGCGCCAGTCCCGAGCCAGCATTGGTCCAAGCTGGCACTCTATACCCTGCGCAGTCGTGGTAGCCTGAACCATCCCCGTCCAGAGGTAGGGCCATGGCGAATCGCCGGGAATCCGCTCTCATCACCGGCGCTTCCGGTGGAATCGGCCTGGAGCTGGCTCACGTGTTTGCCGAGCATGGTTTCGACCTGATCGTCGTGGCCCGGCGCGAGGCTCAGCTCCAGGCATTGGCTGAGTGCTGCCGAAAGGAGCATGGCGTCACGGTCCATGTCCTTCCGACGGATCTGCTCGCACCAGGTGCCTCGGCGAAACTGGTCGAAGAGCTGGAGGAGGCTCGCCTCACGGTCGACGTGCTCGTGAACAACGCGGGTCTGATGGAACAAGGCGCATTCGCGGAGATCGGGCTCGAACCCCAGGAGCGCCTCCTGCAATTGAATGTGGTGGTGCTCACGACACTGATCCGTCGCTTGCTGCCGGGCATGCTCGAGCGAGGC contains:
- a CDS encoding SDR family oxidoreductase, whose protein sequence is MANRRESALITGASGGIGLELAHVFAEHGFDLIVVARREAQLQALAECCRKEHGVTVHVLPTDLLAPGASAKLVEELEEARLTVDVLVNNAGLMEQGAFAEIGLEPQERLLQLNVVVLTTLIRRLLPGMLERGRGRILNVASTSSFQPVPSMALYAASKAFVLSLSESLSEELKESGVTVTALCPGITKTDMYDRSMSEHEMTRSVPGFLLSEVDDVAREGYAACMEGRAVVVPGVPNRLLASAVQLYPRWLVRSVGGFIGRRSTK